From one Coffea eugenioides isolate CCC68of chromosome 11, Ceug_1.0, whole genome shotgun sequence genomic stretch:
- the LOC113752463 gene encoding piriformospora indica-insensitive protein 2-like, which produces MGIVGTIPPQLGNLSFLVWLNVMNNSFHGHLPPELSHLRRLKYINLAHNDLEGEFPSCLGGLTALRLKNFPYNKFSGSLSEGICNFTKLEWINLGFNFLTGNIPEEFSAPPKLKNLAMEFDQLVVPLPQAFFNLT; this is translated from the coding sequence ATGGGAATTGTGGGAACCATACCTCCACAACTGGGAAATCTTTCTTTTCTCGTCTGGCTGAATGTTATGAACAACAGCTTTCACGGACACCTTCCACCCGAGCTATCTCATCTGCGTCGATTGAAATACATTAACCTTGCACACAATGACCTTGAAGGAGAATTTCCGTCATGTTTGGGAGGTTTAACTGCACTTCGGCTCAAAAACTTCCCATACAACAAATTTTCAGGTTCATTATCAGAAGGGATCTGTAATTTCACAAAGCTGGAGTGGATCAACTTGGGTTTCAACTTCTTAACAGGAAATATTCCGGAAGAATTTAGTGCTCCgccaaaactgaaaaatttagCAATGGAATTTGACCAACTTGTAGTCCCTCTGCCACAGGCTTTCTTCAACCTCACCTGA